A genomic segment from Psychrobacter arcticus 273-4 encodes:
- the yejB gene encoding microcin C ABC transporter permease YejB, which yields MGRYILKRLLLILPTLFLILLANFVIVQAAPGGPVEQQLAMIEQGAKDNALGGNLGAGSAGNNSTYQGTRGLSEEMVAAINAQYGFDKSAPERFWLMLKNYGQLDFGESFFKGQSVTDLIVEKLPVSISLGLWSTLLIYMIAIPLGVYKAMHHGSGIDKVTAMLLAIGHAIPVFVFAVILLVFFAGGSYWNIFPLQGLTSENFDQLSVIGKVKDYFWHLALPLLASTVGGFAGLTYLTKFSFLEELGKQYVLTARAKGLGERQVLYGHVFRNAMLIIIAGIPAAIVGIFFAGNFLIEIIFKLDGLGLLGFEAIQQRDYPVIFGTLFIFTLVGLLLQLISDLSYHLIDPRIDFEGR from the coding sequence ATGGGTCGTTATATCCTAAAAAGGTTATTGCTGATATTACCGACGCTATTTTTGATATTGCTGGCAAACTTCGTCATTGTACAAGCAGCGCCTGGTGGTCCTGTTGAGCAGCAACTCGCCATGATTGAGCAAGGCGCAAAAGACAATGCCTTGGGCGGTAATCTTGGTGCAGGTAGTGCCGGTAATAATAGTACCTATCAAGGGACTCGCGGCTTATCAGAGGAGATGGTGGCAGCAATTAATGCGCAATACGGCTTTGATAAATCTGCGCCTGAGCGCTTTTGGCTGATGCTAAAAAATTATGGCCAGCTGGATTTTGGGGAGTCGTTTTTTAAAGGGCAATCAGTGACAGACTTGATTGTTGAAAAGCTACCCGTATCAATCTCGCTTGGACTATGGAGTACGCTGCTGATTTATATGATAGCGATTCCACTTGGTGTCTATAAAGCCATGCATCATGGTTCAGGGATTGATAAAGTCACTGCCATGCTACTTGCTATCGGGCATGCAATACCGGTCTTTGTATTTGCTGTTATTTTGCTCGTGTTTTTTGCTGGTGGCAGCTACTGGAATATTTTTCCGCTGCAAGGGTTAACCTCCGAGAATTTTGATCAGTTAAGTGTCATTGGTAAAGTGAAAGACTACTTTTGGCATCTGGCGTTGCCGCTATTGGCAAGTACGGTTGGCGGTTTTGCTGGCCTAACCTATCTGACCAAGTTTAGCTTTTTAGAGGAGCTCGGCAAGCAATATGTGCTTACCGCTCGTGCCAAAGGCTTGGGTGAGCGTCAAGTCTTGTACGGACATGTGTTTCGTAATGCCATGCTGATTATTATCGCGGGTATTCCAGCGGCTATCGTGGGAATTTTCTTTGCGGGTAATTTCTTAATTGAGATTATCTTTAAGCTTGATGGTTTAGGATTGTTAGGTTTCGAAGCCATTCAGCAGCGCGATTATCCAGTGATATTTGGCACCTTATTTATTTTTACTCTAGTAGGATTGTTATTACAATTAATCAGTGATTTAAGTTATCACTTAATTGATCCCCGTATCGACTTTGAAGGGCGCTAA
- a CDS encoding YoaK family protein — MITRLPRWIFWGGAVLAFSAGCVNTAALMGFTNLSVSHVTGNVSLFAAAIAYLDARSILYIGALLLSFLAGAILSGFVIGQTSLKLGRRYGSALYMEAALLLLSYWLYQQHDYLGQLAAAMACGLQNAMVATYSGAVIRTTHLTGLTSDMGAAIGNWLAGRRISKPTLGFQAIIWYCFCAGSAVGAFLYARVGYGALFLPITIVLSAAFVYNYVSDNLPEKRQPRKKRPSV; from the coding sequence ATGATAACCAGATTGCCAAGATGGATATTTTGGGGCGGAGCAGTACTGGCATTTAGTGCAGGCTGCGTTAATACGGCAGCCTTGATGGGATTTACCAATTTATCGGTCTCTCATGTCACGGGTAACGTCAGCCTATTTGCAGCAGCGATTGCGTATTTGGATGCTCGCAGTATTTTGTATATCGGCGCGCTGTTATTGTCTTTTTTGGCAGGGGCAATTTTGAGTGGCTTTGTCATCGGTCAGACGTCATTGAAGCTTGGTCGGCGTTATGGCAGTGCGCTTTATATGGAAGCGGCATTGTTATTGCTGAGCTATTGGTTATACCAGCAGCATGATTATTTAGGACAGCTTGCCGCCGCTATGGCATGCGGCTTACAAAACGCGATGGTTGCGACATATAGCGGGGCAGTTATTCGTACCACGCATTTAACAGGGCTAACTTCAGATATGGGCGCTGCCATCGGTAATTGGCTCGCTGGTCGGCGCATCAGTAAACCGACATTAGGGTTTCAGGCAATTATTTGGTACTGCTTTTGCGCTGGTAGTGCCGTAGGCGCTTTTTTATATGCCAGAGTGGGCTATGGCGCTTTGTTTTTGCCCATTACTATTGTTTTGAGCGCAGCGTTCGTATACAACTATGTGTCAGACAATCTACCAGAAAAAAGACAGCCAAGAAAAAAACGCCCATCAGTTTGA
- a CDS encoding ABC transporter ATP-binding protein has product MTTANMTTANMTTDTEQKNLLGDNHSNIPNKLMLTVDKLSIATTAGTALVDKLTYELRQGQTLAIVGESGSGKSIASLALLGLLPDSLTVTGEVDLADATAMTSLPIANDKARNAALRAVRGQRIGMVFQEPMTALNPLHTVAKQIAESLRLSGVPKKQWREKSIALLNDVNITDPADKLNRYPHELSGGQRQRVMIAMALAQQPDILIADEPTTALDVTLQHEILALLDDLKRQHNMAMILISHDLNLVRRYSDEVIVMHQGRTIEQGQTAVVFGQPKAEYTRSLIKQDFGPALDLFDAKSQQSTVLKVNNLQVQFPIEKSLFGRTKRWFEAVKDVGMTLQKGQALGIVGESGSGKTTIALALSQLLSNQARISGQIMVNEQDMAALSKRELRTFRSQIQMVFQDPFASINPRMTVLQIVEEGLLVQGVDKATRQEAVMESLATVHLPLAFAQRYPHELSGGQRQRVALARALIMQPSLLILDEPTSALDSTTQVTVVSLLREIQEKLQISYVFISHDLKVVRALCQHIMVLKDGKCIESGRTEDIFNTPQHPYAKQLFQASMI; this is encoded by the coding sequence ATGACAACTGCCAATATGACAACTGCCAATATGACAACTGATACTGAGCAAAAAAATCTTTTAGGCGACAATCATAGCAATATACCAAATAAGCTCATGCTGACAGTGGATAAGCTTAGCATTGCCACCACTGCGGGTACTGCTTTAGTCGATAAGCTAACGTATGAGCTCAGGCAAGGACAAACCCTAGCCATCGTTGGTGAGTCAGGCTCTGGTAAATCGATCGCCAGTCTTGCGCTATTAGGCTTGCTACCAGACAGCTTGACCGTTACGGGTGAGGTGGATTTAGCAGATGCAACAGCAATGACTTCACTACCGATAGCCAATGATAAGGCACGTAATGCAGCTCTACGTGCTGTGCGTGGGCAGCGCATCGGCATGGTGTTCCAAGAGCCAATGACGGCGCTCAATCCATTGCATACGGTTGCCAAGCAAATTGCTGAATCACTACGTCTAAGCGGAGTACCCAAGAAACAATGGCGCGAAAAAAGTATCGCCTTGTTAAATGATGTCAATATCACTGATCCTGCTGATAAGCTGAATCGCTATCCACATGAGTTATCGGGTGGTCAGCGTCAGCGGGTGATGATTGCGATGGCATTAGCGCAGCAGCCTGACATCTTAATCGCTGATGAGCCGACCACCGCGCTTGATGTGACCTTGCAACATGAAATTCTCGCTCTATTAGATGATCTTAAACGTCAACATAATATGGCGATGATATTGATTAGCCATGACCTCAATCTGGTCAGGCGCTACAGTGATGAAGTGATCGTCATGCACCAAGGACGGACGATTGAGCAAGGGCAAACTGCAGTGGTGTTTGGTCAGCCTAAAGCAGAATATACTCGCTCGCTTATCAAACAAGACTTTGGACCAGCCTTAGATTTATTTGATGCTAAAAGTCAGCAATCAACCGTATTGAAAGTAAATAACCTACAAGTACAGTTCCCGATTGAAAAAAGTCTATTTGGCCGTACCAAACGTTGGTTCGAGGCAGTAAAAGATGTCGGTATGACGCTACAGAAAGGGCAGGCATTAGGCATCGTTGGTGAGTCAGGCTCTGGGAAAACAACGATTGCGCTCGCGTTAAGTCAATTACTCAGCAATCAAGCGCGTATCAGTGGTCAAATAATGGTCAATGAACAAGATATGGCGGCGTTATCAAAACGTGAGCTGCGCACCTTCCGTTCGCAAATTCAGATGGTTTTTCAAGATCCATTTGCCAGTATTAACCCTCGTATGACCGTATTGCAGATAGTTGAAGAAGGGTTATTAGTGCAGGGCGTTGATAAGGCAACACGTCAGGAGGCGGTAATGGAGAGTCTCGCTACTGTACATTTACCATTGGCGTTTGCGCAGCGTTATCCGCATGAGCTATCGGGCGGTCAGCGTCAGCGGGTGGCCCTTGCGCGCGCCCTTATTATGCAGCCAAGTCTCTTAATATTGGATGAGCCGACGTCTGCGCTTGATAGCACCACACAAGTGACTGTAGTTAGCTTACTACGTGAGATTCAGGAGAAATTGCAAATCAGCTACGTGTTTATCAGTCATGATTTAAAAGTAGTACGTGCTTTATGTCAGCATATTATGGTGCTAAAAGACGGCAAGTGCATAGAGTCTGGACGTACCGAAGATATTTTCAATACGCCACAGCATCCGTATGCGAAGCAGTTATTTCAGGCGAGTATGATATAG
- a CDS encoding iron-containing alcohol dehydrogenase, producing the protein MKKQNSIAKLVSSKLVSSNGLQYTGYLAVAKTRAKVLKAFAYIIPIRRPMLFVGESSCDELCDMLINEGSTNVFIVTDGVLNKLGIPAKVTDYLDSKNISYKVYDGITPDPTFKVVEEGLRISVDAKCDSIIAIGGGSVIDAAKMIAMSQGNNCKPQQLIGILKARKPSVPLYCVPTTAGTGSEATLGAVVSDDKTHQKALSIDPRMVPLAAAIDPVIMKGMPAHITADTGIDVLTHALEAWMSANASVETDYYAASAVKSVMQNLPIVYEDGGNLKAREAMGIAAHYGGIAFNKAGLGYVHAIAHQLGAYYSIPHGRANAIVLPYVLDVNRQASKKRLAELARKTGMVKSGQASSSDSDIADYLIAQVRELIATLNIDPTVKGMKASDFDSIAKAAAKEVSDTYAVPTYLSASEIKDILLKIKQASEDAAGTDAKNDKVA; encoded by the coding sequence ATGAAAAAACAAAACAGTATTGCTAAATTAGTAAGTAGCAAATTAGTCAGTAGCAATGGATTACAGTATACTGGCTATTTAGCTGTTGCCAAGACACGCGCCAAAGTACTAAAAGCCTTCGCTTATATTATTCCGATTAGAAGACCGATGTTATTCGTCGGCGAGAGCTCTTGTGATGAGCTATGCGATATGCTCATTAATGAAGGTAGCACCAATGTCTTTATCGTGACTGATGGAGTGCTAAATAAGCTCGGCATACCAGCCAAAGTCACTGATTATCTAGATAGTAAAAATATCAGCTATAAAGTCTATGACGGTATTACACCAGACCCTACTTTTAAAGTGGTTGAAGAAGGACTACGCATATCCGTTGATGCTAAATGCGATTCAATTATTGCAATCGGCGGTGGGTCGGTCATTGATGCAGCTAAAATGATAGCCATGTCACAAGGCAACAATTGCAAGCCGCAGCAGCTTATCGGCATTCTTAAAGCAAGAAAGCCTTCTGTACCGTTGTACTGTGTGCCTACAACTGCTGGTACTGGTTCGGAAGCGACACTTGGTGCGGTTGTATCAGACGATAAAACTCATCAAAAAGCCCTATCTATCGATCCAAGAATGGTGCCATTAGCAGCGGCTATTGACCCAGTTATCATGAAAGGTATGCCGGCTCATATCACAGCGGATACGGGTATCGATGTGTTGACACATGCCCTAGAAGCTTGGATGAGTGCCAATGCTAGCGTAGAGACTGATTATTATGCTGCCTCTGCGGTTAAGTCAGTTATGCAGAATCTGCCAATAGTATACGAAGACGGCGGCAATCTCAAAGCCAGAGAAGCAATGGGTATTGCGGCTCACTACGGCGGGATTGCCTTTAATAAAGCAGGCCTTGGTTATGTCCATGCCATCGCTCATCAGCTAGGGGCGTATTATAGTATTCCTCATGGTCGCGCCAATGCCATCGTGTTACCTTATGTACTTGATGTCAATCGTCAAGCGAGCAAAAAGAGATTGGCTGAGCTGGCTAGAAAAACGGGCATGGTAAAATCTGGTCAAGCTAGCAGCAGTGATAGCGATATCGCCGATTATCTCATCGCCCAAGTACGTGAATTGATTGCAACCTTAAACATCGATCCAACAGTTAAAGGTATGAAAGCCAGTGATTTTGATAGTATTGCTAAAGCAGCGGCTAAAGAAGTCAGTGATACTTATGCGGTACCGACTTATCTGTCAGCGTCTGAAATAAAAGATATCTTATTGAAGATTAAGCAGGCAAGTGAAGATGCTGCTGGTACTGACGCTAAAAATGATAAAGTTGCATAG
- a CDS encoding ABC transporter permease, with amino-acid sequence MSNHPLPSTHSSASAISIEKKRRLNPIWQARLNRFRQNRLGVISLFVFALIFVICMAANVIANDKPLLVQYQGDYYFPVLKAYPETTFGGVFETEANYKDPAVQTLINDQGSYVMPPIPFADQTPNVELGMPYPAPPNSQNWLGTDDMGRDVLARILYGMRVSLLFGLALTLVGALIGVIVGAIQGYYGGWVDLVGQRFMEVWGGMPQLFMIIILVSLFSPSITMLFAMMLLFGWMGLVGLVRAEFLRARNFDYVRAARNLGVSDSQIMLRHILPNALASSLSQLPFILTANIVALTALDFLGYGLPPGSPSLGELMVQGKNNLDAPWLALSGFFSLTFILSLLIFVGEALRDAFDPRRS; translated from the coding sequence ATGTCAAATCATCCATTACCTTCAACGCACTCAAGCGCATCTGCTATTTCTATAGAAAAAAAACGTCGCCTAAACCCTATCTGGCAGGCGCGACTTAATCGCTTTCGTCAAAATCGTCTTGGTGTCATATCGCTGTTTGTTTTTGCGCTGATATTTGTTATTTGTATGGCAGCCAATGTGATTGCCAATGACAAGCCGCTGCTGGTGCAGTATCAAGGTGATTATTACTTTCCAGTATTAAAGGCCTATCCCGAAACGACTTTTGGTGGTGTGTTTGAGACCGAAGCCAATTACAAAGATCCTGCGGTGCAGACTTTGATTAATGATCAGGGGTCTTACGTGATGCCGCCTATTCCCTTTGCGGATCAGACGCCAAACGTTGAGCTGGGCATGCCATATCCGGCCCCACCCAATAGTCAGAATTGGCTTGGTACTGATGATATGGGTCGTGATGTGCTGGCGCGGATACTGTATGGCATGCGAGTGTCATTATTATTTGGTTTGGCATTGACGCTAGTGGGTGCATTGATTGGTGTTATCGTTGGTGCGATACAAGGCTATTACGGTGGTTGGGTAGATTTAGTAGGGCAGCGCTTCATGGAAGTATGGGGCGGGATGCCGCAGCTATTTATGATTATTATTTTAGTCAGCTTATTTAGCCCTAGTATCACCATGCTATTTGCCATGATGCTGCTATTCGGTTGGATGGGTTTGGTCGGTTTGGTGCGAGCAGAGTTTTTGCGCGCACGTAACTTTGATTATGTCCGTGCCGCCCGTAATCTTGGGGTGTCAGACAGTCAGATTATGCTAAGGCATATCTTGCCCAATGCGTTAGCGTCGAGCTTGTCGCAGCTGCCATTTATTTTAACGGCTAATATTGTTGCGTTAACAGCGTTAGACTTCTTGGGTTATGGCTTACCGCCTGGGTCGCCGTCACTCGGCGAGCTGATGGTCCAAGGAAAAAACAATCTTGATGCCCCCTGGTTGGCTTTATCTGGATTCTTTAGCTTAACCTTTATTTTATCATTGCTCATCTTCGTGGGCGAAGCGCTGCGTGATGCCTTTGATCCGAGGCGCTCTTAA
- a CDS encoding enoyl-ACP reductase FabI gives MLLQGQRFVVTGIASKLSIAWAIAEALHREGASLILTYPNDKIKKRVDMAAEAFEADLVLECDVASDESIAACFEQVTAHWGDGINGVVHAIGFAPMDQLDGDFVNATTREGSHIAHDISSYSFVALAKASRELLAMRHGSMLTLTYEGSISVLPNYNVMGMAKASLEASVRYLATSMGGEGIRVNAISAGPIRTLAASGIKSFRKMLDISEKIAPLQRNITQAEVGNAALFLLSPWASGITGEIMFVDAGFNTVAISEQLMMLDETK, from the coding sequence ATGCTACTACAAGGACAGCGTTTTGTCGTCACCGGCATCGCCAGCAAGCTTTCTATCGCCTGGGCAATTGCTGAAGCACTACATCGCGAAGGTGCGTCGTTAATCCTGACTTATCCTAATGACAAAATCAAAAAACGTGTGGATATGGCAGCAGAAGCGTTTGAGGCTGACTTAGTCCTTGAGTGTGACGTGGCATCAGATGAGTCTATTGCTGCTTGTTTTGAGCAAGTAACTGCGCATTGGGGCGATGGCATTAATGGTGTGGTACATGCGATTGGATTTGCACCAATGGATCAGCTTGATGGTGATTTTGTCAATGCGACAACCCGTGAGGGCAGTCATATTGCGCATGATATCTCAAGCTATAGCTTTGTGGCATTGGCAAAAGCCTCGCGCGAGTTATTAGCCATGCGTCACGGCTCGATGCTGACGTTGACTTATGAGGGTAGTATTTCAGTATTGCCAAATTATAATGTTATGGGTATGGCAAAGGCGAGTCTTGAAGCCAGTGTTCGCTATCTTGCAACCTCTATGGGCGGTGAGGGCATTCGTGTCAATGCGATTTCGGCAGGTCCTATTCGTACACTTGCAGCAAGTGGTATCAAGTCATTCCGTAAAATGCTCGATATCAGTGAAAAGATTGCGCCACTTCAGCGCAATATCACTCAAGCTGAAGTTGGTAATGCCGCGCTATTTTTATTATCGCCATGGGCATCAGGCATCACCGGTGAGATTATGTTCGTTGACGCCGGTTTTAATACCGTTGCCATCAGCGAGCAGCTAATGATGCTTGATGAGACGAAATAG
- the folE gene encoding GTP cyclohydrolase I FolE, with amino-acid sequence MSNTATIASDYQESIESYRQLIASTGEDLHRPGLEDTPTRAAKAFAHLTKGYHQSLDEVVNGAVFPSTNRELVLVQNIEFYSLCEHHMLPFHGVAHIGYLPNGQVLGLSKFARIVDMFARRLQIQENLSEQVAQTIMDVTGCRGVAVVMDAAHMCMMMRGVNKQHSTTRSTAMLGEYVHDNQARNEFLDAVPKRRPAF; translated from the coding sequence ATGAGCAATACCGCAACAATAGCATCAGATTATCAAGAAAGCATCGAATCCTATCGTCAGCTCATCGCCTCAACGGGTGAGGACTTGCATCGTCCAGGACTTGAAGACACCCCAACACGTGCCGCCAAAGCGTTTGCGCATTTGACCAAAGGATATCATCAAAGCTTAGATGAAGTGGTCAATGGCGCTGTATTTCCATCGACCAATCGCGAGTTGGTTTTAGTACAAAATATTGAATTTTATTCATTATGTGAGCATCATATGTTGCCTTTTCATGGTGTTGCGCACATTGGTTACTTACCAAACGGTCAAGTATTAGGACTGTCTAAATTTGCTCGTATCGTCGATATGTTCGCTCGTCGTTTGCAAATTCAAGAGAATTTGAGTGAGCAAGTGGCACAAACTATTATGGATGTGACTGGCTGTCGCGGTGTAGCTGTGGTAATGGATGCGGCCCATATGTGTATGATGATGCGCGGTGTTAATAAGCAGCACTCCACTACGCGTAGTACGGCTATGCTAGGTGAGTATGTACATGATAACCAAGCACGCAATGAGTTTTTAGATGCTGTACCAAAGCGTAGACCTGCTTTCTAA
- a CDS encoding SLC13 family permease encodes MSEKKLDSHLPNDGNEYLFTDTFPKGTGKGLMVVAMAAVISLFIYNVLPYDISANKGLAMLFFIGVLWLTEAIHVTITAILVVVIGALIGLPDFDAKIGLQSFANPIIYLFFGGFALAAALHMQQLDRKIALKILSMSGGNLRNAVFLIFGVTAFLSMWISNTATAAMMLPLALGILTQVDREKDRGTFVFVLLGIAYSASLGGLGTIVGSPPNAIAAKALDIAFVDWMKFGIPMMLVLLPLLLGAMYWFLKPNLNRQVTLNEDEPIAWNKPRVLTIIVFIVTALSWILSKQIGEALNIDDVDSIVALLAASAVVSLGLVSWKQVSDNTDWGVLMLFGGGIALSTVLKVSGASLVLGQAVANGLSSAPLIVVVLAVSAFIIFLTEFASNTASAALLVPVFAAIAEQMGLPPAILVMIIGIGASCAFMLPVATPPNAIVFGTGLIKQTEMIRVGLILNVIATFVLGLWAYFFLL; translated from the coding sequence ATGTCAGAGAAAAAACTAGATAGCCATCTTCCTAACGATGGCAACGAGTATTTATTTACGGATACCTTTCCGAAAGGTACAGGTAAAGGATTGATGGTTGTCGCCATGGCGGCGGTTATCAGTCTGTTTATATATAATGTATTGCCGTACGATATTAGTGCCAATAAAGGCCTCGCCATGTTGTTCTTTATCGGCGTGTTATGGTTAACCGAAGCGATACATGTGACGATTACAGCGATATTGGTGGTTGTCATAGGAGCGCTGATCGGTTTACCGGATTTCGATGCTAAAATCGGCTTACAAAGCTTTGCCAACCCAATAATTTATTTATTCTTTGGTGGTTTTGCGCTAGCGGCAGCGCTGCATATGCAGCAATTAGACAGAAAGATTGCGCTCAAGATTCTATCAATGTCAGGTGGCAATCTTAGAAATGCGGTATTCTTAATATTTGGGGTAACCGCATTTTTATCGATGTGGATATCGAACACGGCTACTGCAGCGATGATGCTACCACTGGCGCTTGGTATTCTAACGCAGGTTGACCGCGAAAAAGACCGTGGTACTTTTGTATTCGTTCTATTAGGTATTGCTTATTCTGCCAGCCTTGGTGGTTTGGGTACGATTGTTGGTTCGCCACCCAATGCTATTGCTGCCAAAGCGCTTGATATCGCGTTTGTCGATTGGATGAAGTTTGGTATTCCAATGATGTTAGTGCTGTTGCCATTACTGCTCGGTGCAATGTATTGGTTCCTTAAGCCTAACCTTAATCGTCAAGTAACGCTTAACGAAGATGAGCCTATTGCATGGAATAAGCCACGTGTGCTAACGATTATTGTCTTTATCGTAACAGCGCTGAGCTGGATACTCTCGAAACAAATTGGTGAAGCACTTAATATTGATGATGTTGATTCTATTGTGGCGCTGTTAGCGGCATCAGCGGTGGTCAGCTTAGGTTTGGTGTCATGGAAGCAAGTTTCTGATAACACCGACTGGGGCGTACTCATGTTGTTCGGTGGTGGTATTGCGCTATCAACGGTTTTAAAAGTTTCAGGAGCATCTTTGGTTCTTGGTCAAGCAGTTGCTAATGGACTGTCCTCTGCACCGCTTATCGTAGTGGTACTTGCAGTCTCGGCATTCATTATATTCTTGACAGAATTTGCTTCTAATACTGCTTCTGCAGCCTTGTTAGTCCCTGTATTTGCTGCCATTGCTGAGCAAATGGGTCTGCCACCTGCAATATTAGTAATGATTATCGGTATCGGTGCTTCTTGTGCGTTTATGCTACCGGTTGCCACTCCACCAAACGCTATTGTCTTTGGTACAGGTCTTATTAAGCAGACAGAGATGATACGTGTTGGTCTTATACTTAATGTTATTGCTACATTTGTACTAGGTTTGTGGGCATATTTTTTCTTGCTATAA
- the msrA gene encoding peptide-methionine (S)-S-oxide reductase MsrA, whose protein sequence is MTHRLLVNDKLPAKVVGMAIVASSAFYVGCASTENTSTVKDIAIDNPYALTDPNLAVATVAGGCFWCVEAGYEKIPGVVEVVSGYTGGKSENPTYSTVSAGGTGHTEAAQVYYDPTKITYNGIVQALWRIADPTDDKGQFVDRGTQYRPAIFYSSEQEKQIAEAAKQSLQASGVYKKPVVIEIMPVSEFYPAEEYHQDYYKKNPLRYKAYTFNSGRYQFIESVYGKKYELDFSQFKPTATSAKSVMSNISSAAVKPATVKASTGFDPDTFIKPTQAALKKSLSDIQYNVTQKDSTERAFDNEYWDNKEPGLYVDVVSGEPLYSSRDQYNSGTGWPSFTRPLNTSLVVEKADRGIFGTRTEIRSRYADSHIGHVFDDGPAPTGKRYCMNSAAMRFIPLAQMEAAGYGKWINDVKSGS, encoded by the coding sequence ATGACACACCGATTATTAGTGAATGATAAGTTACCAGCTAAAGTCGTGGGCATGGCAATAGTAGCGAGCAGTGCTTTTTATGTCGGTTGCGCCTCCACTGAAAATACGTCCACTGTAAAAGACATTGCCATCGACAATCCTTATGCGCTTACTGATCCAAATTTGGCAGTAGCGACTGTCGCTGGTGGCTGCTTTTGGTGTGTCGAGGCGGGTTATGAAAAGATTCCTGGCGTGGTAGAGGTCGTGTCAGGTTATACGGGTGGTAAATCTGAAAATCCAACTTATAGCACTGTATCAGCTGGTGGTACAGGGCATACTGAAGCGGCGCAAGTCTATTATGATCCGACCAAGATTACCTACAATGGTATCGTTCAAGCGCTATGGCGAATTGCTGATCCTACCGATGACAAGGGTCAGTTTGTAGATAGAGGTACGCAGTATCGCCCAGCTATTTTTTATAGTAGCGAGCAAGAAAAACAGATAGCCGAAGCTGCTAAGCAATCGCTGCAAGCCTCTGGTGTCTATAAAAAGCCAGTAGTGATTGAGATTATGCCCGTTAGCGAATTTTATCCAGCAGAAGAGTATCATCAGGACTATTACAAAAAAAATCCACTACGTTATAAGGCTTATACATTTAACTCTGGTCGCTACCAATTCATTGAAAGTGTCTATGGTAAAAAATATGAGCTAGATTTTAGCCAATTCAAACCGACGGCAACCAGTGCAAAGTCAGTAATGTCTAATATCTCGTCAGCTGCAGTAAAGCCGGCGACAGTTAAAGCAAGCACAGGCTTTGACCCAGATACATTTATAAAGCCGACACAAGCGGCGCTTAAAAAATCACTAAGTGACATTCAATATAATGTCACTCAGAAAGACAGTACTGAGCGCGCTTTTGATAACGAATACTGGGATAATAAAGAACCTGGGTTATATGTCGATGTGGTATCAGGTGAACCGTTGTACTCGTCTCGTGATCAATATAACTCTGGTACAGGCTGGCCGAGCTTTACCCGTCCACTGAATACTAGCTTGGTTGTGGAAAAGGCAGATCGAGGAATATTTGGCACCCGTACTGAAATTCGTAGTCGTTATGCAGACTCACATATCGGTCATGTATTTGACGATGGTCCGGCACCAACGGGTAAACGCTATTGTATGAACTCAGCGGCGATGCGCTTTATTCCGCTAGCGCAAATGGAAGCAGCAGGTTATGGTAAGTGGATTAATGACGTAAAATCAGGTAGCTAG